Below is a window of Vibrio gazogenes DNA.
GGTCGATGATCATCAGCGATTCGGCGACGTAAAAGACATAGTCAGGGCATTGGTTGGTCGCTTCTGCATTGCCCAGCGGTTCAAAGTTGGCAACGAGGTCGTAAGCAAACAGCCCACCTAAGAAAATGGCATGTTTATCAAGCCCGGTCAGATCAAAACTGTGCTGAATCAGACGCAGTGCATCAAATGAGGAAGACTCTTGCAAGCGACTGTCTTCATCAAGCCCTGTCCGTGGTGCATCGAAGTGAAGGATCAGTGTCTGTTCGGTTCGTGTCGCGGCAATGTCGGGTTTGATATTCCGGGCCAGATGATCAATCAGATGTTCTCCGTTGGTTGTCAGTGCATGAAACGTCACTTCATGTCCAAAGCAAATCACGCGAACCGCTGCATCAATGAGCAGCAGACTTTTCAAATCCTCTTTTGAATCAATCTCTGCTGATTCAAGTAACAGACAATCACTCTTATGGCCGCATAAAGTATGGAATACTGCGGTCGGGTCTGCTGAATAGGGTAAGGTTTCCGATAGAAGACGCAGAGTACCGAGCTGAGTGATATCGATGGTGTTATTCATTTACTGATCCTTTATTCTTAATGCCTTCGTTGCCAACTGCCTTCGGGGTTAACCGATCACGCGATGCGATGCTGATTAGGGGTGAAACGTTGTGACACCGCCTGCTCATCAGAAATAAGTGTGAGAACATTTGGATTCATGTTGAATTCTTGTAACATGGGTGTCTGAGTTCAGTTATGTATTTTTGTACTAGTAAACTAGTGCGAGTGTTTGAAGTCAAGCTTTTATTGGTGAAAAATCAAAAAAATGATGAAAATAGATTTACACAGTCACACCGTTGCTTCCGATGGAAAACTATCTCCGGAGGAACTTCTGCTTCGCGCTGTTTCGTTTGATATTGATGTCCTGGCGATTACGGATCATGATTGTGTTGATGGTTTAGATGCCGCGCATCGATTTATCGAAGTACAACAATTACCGATCCGTTTGATTGATGGCATTGAAATATCAACGGTTTGGCAAAATAAAGATATTCATATTGTCGGCTTGAATGTCGATGTAACTTCTGCTGAATTGAATGACCTGATTACCCAGCAAAAACAGCGTCGTGATGTACGTGCGACGATGATCGCCGCACGTTTGGAAAAAGTGACCCGGCCGGGGATACTCGCGGAAGTGAAAGAGATTGCCGGTGATGCTGCGATTACCCGTGCTCATTTTGCGCAATGGCTGGTCGCACATGGTTACGCCAAGACGATGCAGCAGGTGTTTAAGAAATATTTAACCCGAAATCAGCCGGGTTATGTCCCGCCGGACTGGTGTTCTATGCAAGATGCCATCGAGGCGATTCATGCCGCAGGAGGACAAGCCGTATTGGCGCATCCGGGACGATATGATCTGACGACAAAATGGTTGAAGCGTTTGATTGAAGCATTTGCCGAGGCTGGTGGTGATGCGATGGAAGTTGCTCAGCCACAACAAGCACCTCAGGAAAGGCGCAATCTGACGAATTATGCGTTACAATACAAACTGCTAGCCTCTCAAGGTAGTGATTTCCATTATCCTTCTCCGTGGATGGAGTTAGGCCGGAATCTTTGGTTGCCTTCTGATATTGAACCTGTATGGAAAGATTGGGGCTTGTCCGTAGAGTAAGCATCGAGTTGCTCGATGGTGAGGAGTAATAATGAGTCAGTATTTTTATGTTCATCCAGAAAATCCACAAGCCCGATTGATCAATCAGGCTGTGGCGATTATTCGTAATGGCGGAGTTGTGGTTTATCCGACTGACTCTGGTTATGCATTGGGATGTCAATTAGAGAATAAACGAGCACTGGAACGTATCTGTCAAATCCGTCGTTTGGATGATAAACACAATTTTACGCTACTGTGCCGAGATTTGTCTGAACTCTCGCTATATGCCCGAGTTGATAATACCGCATTTCGATTATTGAGAAACAATACCCCGGGGCCTTATACCTTTATCTTTAAAGGTACCAAGGAAGTACCGAGACGGTTAATGAATCCGCGGCGAAAAACAATTGGTATCCGGGTACCGGATAACCGAATTGCGCTGGATTTACTAGAAGCTCTCGGTGAACCGCTTATGTCAACATCATTGATTCTGCCGGGGAAAGATACCACTGAATCTGATCCGGATGAGATCCGTGATTCACTGGAGCATGCTGTGGATGTGATTTTAAATGGGGGATACCTCGGAGAGCAGCCGACAACCGTGATTGATTTCAGTGAAGATGTAATGGTGGTGCAACGGCTGGGTGCCGGTGATCCGACCCCATTTGAATAGTCATGGTGAAACGATTGTTGCAGATAATCGTGTTATCAAAAGAGATGCTTTTTTCACTTTGATTTGAGATAATGTGCGACCGCGATTTTGGGTCGCATTTTTATTCGACGTCTGAGAAGACGACAAGCAAGGTAAGTTAATGAGCGAAAAGTTACAAAAGGTTTTAGCACGCGCAGGTCACGGCTCTCGTCGTGAGTTGGAAACGTTGATTCGGAGCGGGCGCGTCAGTGTTAATGGCAAGGTAGCTGTTTTGGGTGAGCGCTTAGAAGATGAAAGTGCCGTGATTCGGATTGACGGACATGTTGTCTCAATGAAAGCCGATGAAGAATTGGTTTGCCGGGTGCTCGCTTACTATAAATCTGAAGGGGAATTATGTACGCGTCATGATCCCGAAGGGCGAAGAACTGTTTTTGACCGATTGCCGAAAATTCGAGGTTCACGCTGGATTTCAGTTGGTCGTTTGGATGCGAATACATCCGGACTGTTATTGTTTACCACGGATGGCGAACTTGCCAATCGGTTGATGCATCCAAGCCGTCAGGTTGAACGTGAATACTTAGTTCGTGTGTTCGGCGAAATTAACGAACAGAAGATCAAAAATCTCGTTCGTGGTGTTGAGCTGGAAGATGGGGTTGCTCGTTTCGAAGACGTGGTATACGCCGGTGGTGAAGGGATGAATCACACATTTTATGTGGTCATCAACGAAGGACGGAACCGTGAAGTTCGCCGTTTGTGGGAGTCTCAGGACACCACGGTGAGCCGACTCAAACGAGTTCGTTACGGCGATATCTTTTTAGATAAAGCGTTGCCTCGCGGCGGATGGGTTGAGCTCAGTCTGTCCGAAGTGAATTATTTGCGTAAACTGGTTGAATTGCGGCCGGAGCAACGCACGATGATCGATGTTTCTAAAGATAATACGTCTCGTAAACGTGAAAGGGCGAGAAGTCAGAAAATTCGCCGGGCAGTCAAACGCCATGAAGAGCGGATTTCCACTCCGAAAGGGAGAGGGCAGAGAAGTCAGAAAGCGGCGCCTCAGGCTAAAGCCAAAGGACGTCAACGCTAGAAAAAGCGAATATAGAACTCAAAAAAAAGGTGCTTTAACAGCACCTTTTTTCATCTCTTTATTTCTTCATTTGTTGCACGATTCGGTATGTCTTACCTCATTACAACGTTTGATTGAGAGCATGGTATCGACCTTGCTGTGCGATGAGCGCTTCGTGGCTGCCATATTCAACAATCTGGCCCTGTTCTATCAGGCAAATCGCATCCATGCGTTCCAGCTCTATTAAGCGATGAGTAATGAAAATCACGGTTTTATGCGCATAATGAGTGCGTAACAAATCCATAATTTGTCGCTCAGTCTGCTTATCAAGCCCTTCGGTGGGTTCGTCCAATAATAGGATCTCTCCCTGATGAAGGAGTGCTCGGGCAATCCCCAGACGACGTTTTTCACCGCCGGAAAGATGACGCCCGCCATCACCAAGCCAAACATTCAATCCCGGTCCATCAAGGAGTTTATCCAGTCCGACCTGACTGAGGACTTGTGTATATGTCATGTCATCAGCGTCTGGTGCCGCGATCTGTAAGTTCTCGCGTAGTGTGCCGTTTAAGATATCAACCCGTTGGCTGACAATACTCATACAGGCGCGAAGATCGTGTTCATTCCAGTGTTTCAGATCGGTCCCGGCAATCGATACTTGACCTTGGCTCGGATCCCAATAGCGAGAAATCAATTGGAGTAGTGTTGATTTGCCAGATCCAGTTTGACCGACAATCGCAACTTTGTGGCCTGCCGGAATGTGGAGATCAATCTCGTTCAGGACGCGTTGTTGCTGGTGGTCCGGATAATGAAAATTCACCTGTTCAAAACGGATGTCGAACTGGCCATTGTGCTGTGTCGGCTCCGTTTGAAACGTTACTTCGGGTTCGGAAGATAAGACTTCATTCAGGCGTCGTGCCGAGGTGAGTGTCTGACCTAAATGCTGAAATGCGCCAGCAATCGGCATTAACAGTTCAAAGCTGGCCATGGTGGCAAAGGCTACCATTGCGATCATCGGATCCGGCCCGGCCTGACCAACACCATTGGCGACAAACCATAGCATGAATACCAATGTCCAGCCGCTGGCCAACATGAGCAGTGCCTGCGCAAAACCACTATAACGAGTGTTGATATACTGCCGTGAGATCAGGTCTTGCTGATCTTGCATAATTGCTTGGCGGTAGGTCGGCTCGGCACCAAAAATTGTCAGTTCGCTATAGCCTTGAATCCAGTCCAGTAAAGTGACCCGAAGATTCGCTTTGCTTTGGGTCAGTGCTGCACCGTTACGTTTGCCCAGTTTGTAAAATAACACCGGCCAAGACAGCAGCAATACCAGCATAATTGCGCCAAGTGTCAGACCGACCATTGGGTCAAACCAGTACAGAAACGCCGAAAGAACCAATACGCCCAAAATACCAACCATCACTGGGCTGATGAGTCGCAGATAGACGTGATCCATAGCATCGACATCAGCGACCAGTCGATTAAGCAGATCGGCATCACGGAGGTTGGCGATCCGGCCCGGAATGAGTGGCGACAGTTTCTTGAAAAAGAAAATCCGCAGATCCGCCAACACCTTAAAGGTTGCATTGTGGCTGACCACTCGTTCTCCCCACCGTCCGGCAGTTCGTCCAATCGCGAAGCCGCGGACAAAGGCACTGGGTAACATATAGTTAAACGATTGCCGGGCTATCGTTAAACCTGCGACCGCGGCTGCGGAAAGAAACCAACCGGATAACGTCAGTAACCCAATTGAGGCACACAGGGTGAGGAAAGACAAGATTATCCCCAGCGTTAGACCAAACCAATGCTTTTTATAGAGTTTGAGAAATGGGATCAAATCACGCATCGAGATTTCCCTCCTGATGTTCAGGTTGCAGTGTATGGTTGGCTGTCAACATGGATTGGAACAAGCCGTCTTCATGGCAGAGGGTCTGATAATGACCTGACTGGACAATTTTCCCGTCTTGCATCACTAGAATCTTATCTACCGTCTGGAGTTGAGAAAGTTGATGCGTGACCAGTAACGTGGTGTGCTGATGGATCTGTTTTGCCAATCCTTGCATGACCAGTTGTTCACTTCTGGCATCAAGACTGGCGGTCGGTTCGTCCAGTAACCAGAATGAACCGCTTTGCAGCATCGCTCGGGCGAGGGCAAGTCGCTGAGCCTGACCAACGGACAAACCACCGGAGCGGTCACTGATCAAATAATCCAGCCCGTGGTTTTCGACAAAGTCAGCCGCAAAAGAATCTTTAAGGGCATTTTCGAGTTGCTCATCGGTAATTTGGCGTTTACTTAGAGTGACGTTGTCACGAATTGTGCCATGAACCAACAAAGGGTTTTGACCAACCCAGCTAATCAGTTGTCGCCAGTCTTCATGGGAGAGCTCGTGAAGATCGACACCATTGATCAGTAATTTTCCCCGATAAGGCATGAAGCCTAAAATTGCTTGTACCAGTGAGGTTTTCCCCGCCCCGCTCGGGCCGACTAAAGCCGTTGTTTCCTGAGGGTTAAGGCGAAATGAAATGGGACCAACCAGTCTTTTTCCTTCGGGGCTGATGACTTCCAGACTTTCGGCTTCGATGGTGATATGTTCAGGTGTCGGGACAGGTTGTGTTCCTGATTTCACTTCATTCACATCGATTTGAAGAAACTCAACAATACTTTCAGCAGCGCCAACGGCTTGTTGTTTGGCATGATAGAAAGTCCCTAAATCCCGCAATGGCTGGTAAAACTCTGGCGCAAGAATCAGTACAAATAGTCCGGTGAACAAGGTGATTTCTGTCCCGTAGTAACCGAAATTCATTTCCCCGATAAAACTGAAACCAAAATAGACCGCGGTAAGGGCAATAGAAACCGAAGTAAAAAATTCCAGTACTGCCGAGGAAAGAAAAGCGATTTTCAGCACGTCCATGGTACGCATCCGAAAAACTTCGGATGCCGCACGCAAATGTTCGGCTTCGGCTTGTGTCCGATCAAACATCCGGATGGTGGTCATCGCTTGCAGGCGGTCATAAAAATGCCCCGAGAGGCGTTGCAGTGCTTTGAAGTTTTTCTGGGCAGCTTCCGCAGCTTTGATTCCGACCAGTGCCATAAAGAATGGCACCAAAGGCGCTGTCAGCAGGAAAATCAATCCAGCGGCCCAATTGACAGGGAATACGACAATAAGGATGACGAACGGAATCAGCACGGACAGCGACATCTGAGGAAGATATCGGGCAAAAAAGTCGTGCATATTTTCGACTTGTTCGAGCACAAGCGTGGCCCAACTGCCTGCCGGTTTTCCTTTGATATAGGCGGGACCCATTTCTCTGAGTTTATCCAGAATCAGTTGCCTGATATAGATTCTGATCTGTTCGCCGCATTTGAACCCGGCAATTTCACGTCCCCAGCTCAGTCCGGCTCTCACGGCAATGATTGCTGCAAGTCCCAGAAACTGAGGGATTAGATCCGTTTTCGCGGTCTGTTCAATGATCAGCTGATGTAAAATCGAGGCTAGCAAAGCCGCTTGGAACAGTAAGAAAATACTGGAGAGGACACCGAGCCCGACAGCGAGCATCAGCCAGCGTTTTGCCAGCTTGCTTTGTTGGCGGAGCCAGTGATTTAAGCTACGTTGTTTATTCTTATCCATTTTAAAGGCTTTTATAGGAATGAGTTGATAAGGTGCGTTTACCCAGAGGTATCACAGCACACCCGCAAACGAGTAGTATACAAAATAAAACCCGGTGGGGACACCACCGGGTTGAGGGGATTTCACATCAAAAATGGTGAAAAATAATGAACTTATTCTGACAGGCTATCAAGATAACGTTCTGCATCTAGTGCAGCCATGCAACCTGTTCCTGCTGAGGTGATCGCCTGACGGTAATTATGGTCCATTACATCACCGGCAGCGAAAATTCCCGCAACACTAGTTTGTGTTGCATTTCCCTCCAGACCGGATTGAACGACAATATAACCGTTTTTCATTTCTAATTGATTTTGAAACATTTCGGTGTTCGGTTGGTGACCGATTGCAATGAATACGCCCATCACATCGAGTGACTCAATCGTGTCTGATTTGGTGTCTTGCAGACGCACGCCCGTGACACCCATTTCATCACCAGTGACTTCTTCCAACGTACGATTTGTATGTAAAATAATTTGACCGTTGGCGACTTTGTCCATTAAACGAGTGATCAAAATTTTCTCAGCACGGAAGCTATCACGGCGATGAATTAGATGTACTTCAGACGCAATATTGGATAAGTACAATGCTTCTTCAACAGCGGTATTACCACCCCCGATAACTGCGACTTTCTGATTGCGGTAAAAGAAACCGTCGCAGGTTGCGCAGGCGGATACGCCTCGTCCTTTAAATGCTTCTTCCGAAGGGATGCCCAAATATTTGGCCGACGCGCCGGTGGATATAATCAGTGCATCACATGTGTAAGTCTGGCTATCGCCTTTCAGCGTAAAAGGCCGCTGAGTAAAATCCACTTCATTGATATGATCAAAAATCATCTCGGTATGAAAATGTTCCGCATGGGCTTTCATACGTTCCATTAACGCCGGTCCGGTTAGTCCTTCCGGATCTCCGGGCCAGTTTTCAACTTCAGTCGTGGTCGTAAGCTGGCCGCCTTGTTGCATACCGGTAATCAGAACAGGATTCAGATTGGCGCGTGCTGCATAAACCGCGGCTGTATAACCGGCAGGCCCGGAACCAAGAATCATCAATTTAGAATGCTTTACGTTGCTCATCTTATCCTCAGGGGAATCGTTTTAATCTATCTGATTAACAATTGTAGGAGATTCCTTCATTCAATAAAAGTATGAAAAAAAATATATTATGAAAGAAAAGGTTATCGATGGTAGGGCGAGCCGTAATATGGCTCGCTTGATACCATTCAAACATGAAGCTTTGGCAGCGTTTATCGTACGGTTGCGCTAGTCAAAGCAAGATATTTCAATCGAACGAAAGCGGTTGAAATTCAATTTCATAAGATGTGAACTTACGAATATTGATAACACCGGTATCGAGAATCAGATACTGCCCTTTGATCCCCTGCAAGAGACCGGATACTTCAGGATTTTTATCAAAATTGTGTGACACGATTTTGGTCGGGTGCTGTTGTACCGGGAACTG
It encodes the following:
- the rnm gene encoding RNase RNM, which encodes MKIDLHSHTVASDGKLSPEELLLRAVSFDIDVLAITDHDCVDGLDAAHRFIEVQQLPIRLIDGIEISTVWQNKDIHIVGLNVDVTSAELNDLITQQKQRRDVRATMIAARLEKVTRPGILAEVKEIAGDAAITRAHFAQWLVAHGYAKTMQQVFKKYLTRNQPGYVPPDWCSMQDAIEAIHAAGGQAVLAHPGRYDLTTKWLKRLIEAFAEAGGDAMEVAQPQQAPQERRNLTNYALQYKLLASQGSDFHYPSPWMELGRNLWLPSDIEPVWKDWGLSVE
- a CDS encoding L-threonylcarbamoyladenylate synthase, whose amino-acid sequence is MSQYFYVHPENPQARLINQAVAIIRNGGVVVYPTDSGYALGCQLENKRALERICQIRRLDDKHNFTLLCRDLSELSLYARVDNTAFRLLRNNTPGPYTFIFKGTKEVPRRLMNPRRKTIGIRVPDNRIALDLLEALGEPLMSTSLILPGKDTTESDPDEIRDSLEHAVDVILNGGYLGEQPTTVIDFSEDVMVVQRLGAGDPTPFE
- the rluB gene encoding 23S rRNA pseudouridine(2605) synthase RluB codes for the protein MSEKLQKVLARAGHGSRRELETLIRSGRVSVNGKVAVLGERLEDESAVIRIDGHVVSMKADEELVCRVLAYYKSEGELCTRHDPEGRRTVFDRLPKIRGSRWISVGRLDANTSGLLLFTTDGELANRLMHPSRQVEREYLVRVFGEINEQKIKNLVRGVELEDGVARFEDVVYAGGEGMNHTFYVVINEGRNREVRRLWESQDTTVSRLKRVRYGDIFLDKALPRGGWVELSLSEVNYLRKLVELRPEQRTMIDVSKDNTSRKRERARSQKIRRAVKRHEERISTPKGRGQRSQKAAPQAKAKGRQR
- the cydC gene encoding heme ABC transporter ATP-binding protein/permease CydC, giving the protein MRDLIPFLKLYKKHWFGLTLGIILSFLTLCASIGLLTLSGWFLSAAAVAGLTIARQSFNYMLPSAFVRGFAIGRTAGRWGERVVSHNATFKVLADLRIFFFKKLSPLIPGRIANLRDADLLNRLVADVDAMDHVYLRLISPVMVGILGVLVLSAFLYWFDPMVGLTLGAIMLVLLLSWPVLFYKLGKRNGAALTQSKANLRVTLLDWIQGYSELTIFGAEPTYRQAIMQDQQDLISRQYINTRYSGFAQALLMLASGWTLVFMLWFVANGVGQAGPDPMIAMVAFATMASFELLMPIAGAFQHLGQTLTSARRLNEVLSSEPEVTFQTEPTQHNGQFDIRFEQVNFHYPDHQQQRVLNEIDLHIPAGHKVAIVGQTGSGKSTLLQLISRYWDPSQGQVSIAGTDLKHWNEHDLRACMSIVSQRVDILNGTLRENLQIAAPDADDMTYTQVLSQVGLDKLLDGPGLNVWLGDGGRHLSGGEKRRLGIARALLHQGEILLLDEPTEGLDKQTERQIMDLLRTHYAHKTVIFITHRLIELERMDAICLIEQGQIVEYGSHEALIAQQGRYHALNQTL
- the cydD gene encoding heme ABC transporter permease/ATP-binding protein CydD; protein product: MDKNKQRSLNHWLRQQSKLAKRWLMLAVGLGVLSSIFLLFQAALLASILHQLIIEQTAKTDLIPQFLGLAAIIAVRAGLSWGREIAGFKCGEQIRIYIRQLILDKLREMGPAYIKGKPAGSWATLVLEQVENMHDFFARYLPQMSLSVLIPFVILIVVFPVNWAAGLIFLLTAPLVPFFMALVGIKAAEAAQKNFKALQRLSGHFYDRLQAMTTIRMFDRTQAEAEHLRAASEVFRMRTMDVLKIAFLSSAVLEFFTSVSIALTAVYFGFSFIGEMNFGYYGTEITLFTGLFVLILAPEFYQPLRDLGTFYHAKQQAVGAAESIVEFLQIDVNEVKSGTQPVPTPEHITIEAESLEVISPEGKRLVGPISFRLNPQETTALVGPSGAGKTSLVQAILGFMPYRGKLLINGVDLHELSHEDWRQLISWVGQNPLLVHGTIRDNVTLSKRQITDEQLENALKDSFAADFVENHGLDYLISDRSGGLSVGQAQRLALARAMLQSGSFWLLDEPTASLDARSEQLVMQGLAKQIHQHTTLLVTHQLSQLQTVDKILVMQDGKIVQSGHYQTLCHEDGLFQSMLTANHTLQPEHQEGNLDA
- the trxB gene encoding thioredoxin-disulfide reductase, coding for MSNVKHSKLMILGSGPAGYTAAVYAARANLNPVLITGMQQGGQLTTTTEVENWPGDPEGLTGPALMERMKAHAEHFHTEMIFDHINEVDFTQRPFTLKGDSQTYTCDALIISTGASAKYLGIPSEEAFKGRGVSACATCDGFFYRNQKVAVIGGGNTAVEEALYLSNIASEVHLIHRRDSFRAEKILITRLMDKVANGQIILHTNRTLEEVTGDEMGVTGVRLQDTKSDTIESLDVMGVFIAIGHQPNTEMFQNQLEMKNGYIVVQSGLEGNATQTSVAGIFAAGDVMDHNYRQAITSAGTGCMAALDAERYLDSLSE